DNA from Roseimicrobium sp. ORNL1:
GCCACCGCCGTCATACTTGTTGATGATGGTGAGCGGAGCAGCCCAGACCTCCTTGCCGGTCTTCGCGTCAATCGCCACCAGCACTTCGGTGGGGTTGCCATCCACATCGCGCTTCACAATGGTGTACGCCTTGGCACCCGCGACCACGAAGGAGCTGAATCCAGCTGGGGTCTCTACCTTCCAGCGCTGGTTCAGAGTGGCCTTGCTCAGGTCCTTGACGGGAAGCGCGGGCGCGGAGCCGAGGCTGTTTCCACGGAAGGCCGGAGATTCGGCAGGAGCAGGAGCGGTGGTAGGAGCCGCAAAGGCGGTGGCACCGGCGACAAGCACGGAGGCCGCGGCAGCCAGACCGCCCGACGCGAGGATGTTCAGGTTCGCAGACCGGATCATGGTGGGATGGGATGGATGAATCGAATTTGGGTGAGCCTTTTATGAAACACGGCGTCACCTCGAACTGCAAGCAACGGTTCGCGGGGCGGAGGTCTTTCTGCGACTCGCCTCAACGACAGATCCGCTTTTGCAACTTGTGCCCTGCCCTCGACCAGCCACCTCCGCTCACCTCACTACACCAACTCGACCTTGTTTGGCGGGACTTCAATGTCCTTCGGGAGATTGGGAAACAGCTTCCAGAGAAGCTCGGGGTTTCTGCGGAGCCCAGTCCCATCCAGAAAGAGCCATTCGTTCGTTCCCTTCTTTCTCGCAGCAATCCAAAACCCTTTGGAGTTGACTCGCCTGCCACTCATTTCCAGGACACTTTCCCTTGGCAAAAAACAAACTTCATCCTGACCACTGGAGTAGATGGCGCTGGGCTCGCCCCATACCTGGGAAATGGTAGTCACCTCATCAGCAATCGACTCAGCCGACTGACGCGCCACCCTTTCAAATTCTTCGCGACTCACAATGTTGAAGATCGCAGGGTGTACGCTGGCGATGAGTGACTCCACCTCACCGCTGTCGAACGCAGCTTGAAGGGCCTTTGCCTTTGCCACCAATGCTTTCGTATCCACTGTCGGAGGGGGAGTAGTCTCATATGCCCTCTTGATAACGACATAGAGCATCACAATGAACACGAGCGGAAGTACATACTTCATCGCCGTAACCCTAGGAGAATGGGACAGAAGCCACAATCAAGAAATGATGTGACAGTCTCAGCCTACTTCTTCGCAGCGGCCGCGACCTTCTCTGCATTGAGCCTCTCGGTGTGCTTCTTCTTCTGCGCCTCGGTGACCTGCTTGTGCGTGTCCTCGCCAATCCAGATTTCTGTGCAGCGCGAGGGAGTGCCTGTCTGCTCACCGGAAAAATTCACCAGCAACACATCTCCCACAACAATGTCTGCTCCCTTCACTTCCTTGTCGCCTTTCCAGAAACGCGTTTGGGAATCAAGACGCAGCGTGCCGCGAGCGATGTCCGGCGGACGCTTCATGTCGCCGTTGTAGTCTTTCACCTCGGGAATCTGATAGGCCACGCACAGGAGCTCTCCATTCTGCTTGATCTCCACGACACGCACGGTGGTCGCATTGCGAGCCAGCCGGGTGTACTCATCGGTGACAAGACTGGCCTTGGTGAAAGCGCCTTTCTCATCCTGAAACAATGAGAACCGGCAGCGGGTGCCCAGTGGAATGTCCGCGAGTGTGGCATCGGCGTTCACGTACTGCACACCTCCCTCCGGAATGATGCTGAAGTCCACGACCTCGCCGGTGCCGTCCTTGCGGAACTGCCCGGTGCTCGCTGCGGCATCTGCCTTGAGCAGTTCACCCGTGATGACATGCTCGGAGAAAGGCGGCGGCTTCACGCCGGCCTGCAACTTGTACCAGGGCAGATCGCGATTGCTGTAGTCCGTGCGGAAGGGGAACTGCTCGGGATATTCCTTCGCCACATTCTCCACGAGTTCCTGATTCTGCATCCTGCCGAAGCCGTAGCCCATGAGGCTCTCGCCGTAGAACTGGTCCTGCGCTTTCCAGCCCTGAGCGAAGAGGCGCACCACGCGTCCCTTGCGGAAACCTTCCAGCATGTTCGGTACCGTCATGGTGATGCGCACACCGCTGCAGCCGTAGCCGGACTCGGGCACCTTATCCACGGCGACGATGCTTCCGTTCTCGCCATCCACGGGCGGATTCCACGTGCGCAGCTCTTCATTCGCCACGCAGAGGCGGGCGCTCTTCCCCACGACAAAATCTGCGCCGTACGTTTCCTTGAACGCTTTGGCATCGCCGCTGAAGAGCGTGACCGTCGCGCTCTTGCCTTCGGTCTTCTCGACCCAACCAGGCACACCGCGGGCTTTGATGAAATCCGTGTACTTCTTGCGCTGCGTTTCCGTGGCGAGCTTGTGAGTATCCTCCCCCACCCAGATGTCGGTGCACCAGCCGGGCTTGTCCGCGGTCTTGCCAGTGATGTTGTACAGCAGTTCATCGCCGGGCTTCAGGTCTTCCAGTTTTACCTGCTTGTCGCCCTGCCACACACGCGTGTCTTTCGTGACGAGTAGTTCCTTCTTGCCGAGGTCGTCCTGCTTCTTCTTGATGCTGTGCTTTGTGGTGAGCAGCTTGCCCTCCGCGAGTTTCGCTTCATCCAGCTTGTAGGTGAAGCTGTGGCTCGCATCCATGGTGAACTGCTCCTGCATGGTGGCCAGCTTCGTGAAGCCGCCATCCTCATCCTGATTCATGAAGAAAAGGAAGAACGTACCCAGCGGCACCTCACGCATGTCCACCTCGGCATTCAGATAACTCACATACGCATATGGCGGCATTGTGAAGTTCACCAACTCGCCCGTCTTCGTCGTGCGGAACTGTCCTTTGCGCAGGATGAAATCCACGCTCACCAACTCACCACCGATGCGGCGGTCCGAATGATGCGGTGGAAACTCCAGGTTCTTCGGCTGGTACCAGGGGAGATCCGCATTCGCGAAGTCTGTGCGGAACGGATAGCGCTCATCCTTCTTGGCGGGGGCGTCTTCGGCAATCGCGGAGGAGACACCCAAGAGGAACAAAGACGTAAGACAGACAAGATAACGATGAGGCATGGTGGCAGGAATGTAGAAATATAAATAGGCGGAGCAGTCTGGCCGCTAGGTTTGAAAACGTCTCACCAGACTCGCAGCGGCGGCGTGCCACTCGGACGCCCGAACCTCCCAGGCGGCATCCGAGTTGGCGAGCGCCTGAAGGGCATCCAGAGCCTGGTGCGCGGCCGGTTGCAAGGCTCTCACCGCATCGGTACGAGCGCTGCGAACCCATTGGGAAAGCGGAGCCGGAGTGGTGGTGTGGCCCCTGCCAATCGCTTCCGCGACAAACTCCAGGGCCACCATCGTACGCACGGCATCGTCACAGCACGGTCGATATGGCTTTGCCTTGGCGCCGAACCATTTCATGACTGCCGCAGGCTGAATCATCGGCGGTGCAATCATGCGCTCGAACACGGCGGAAAGCTCCTCCGTGGCTTCCTGCTTCAAGAACTGCCTCAGAACCTGGTGGGCACTGGCACTGACTTCATTGTCCAAGTGCCAGACAGTATATTCCACGGAAGACCTTTCATCCGCCCGCTCCTCAAAACGGGAAAGGGAGCCATCTTCGTCCAACACAAAATCACCTGCCTCCAGATCATCCGCAAACGCTGTCATCCAAGCCCGATAGCTGGAGGCAACCACTCCTCGATTGGCATCATCGTGGTAAACGGAGATGATTTGACCCACGGTTCCTTTCTCGCCCGGGTTCAGGTCAAGACACTCGTTATCTCCCGCAGCCTGGTAAGTGAGAGGTATCCAGTTCAAGTCATACCAGGAGTCCGAAATGTCGCCATCCGAGACGCTTTTGTTCTGGTGAAAGGAGCCCCCATCGACCAGTTCCTTCCAGCACTCCCACTCCCGCACCACACCCTCCAGACTGAGAAGGTCCCAGCCCGCCCACAGTCCGCATCCCGGACGAGCGCCGTCATGCACCAGGAATGAATCCATCACGTCCTGGGGAAACTCACACCCCAGACGCTTTTCGGCAGCGCGGATGTGCTCAAGCGTGGCAGGCGGGTTGAGGCCCGCGAGCACTTCGGGTGCATGCTCGGCGAGCCACTTATCAATGCGTAGCCACAGGGCTTTCATCCTGTCTGCTAAACGATCTCCGACACCGGCCCGAGGCTATCCACGAACTTCTCCGCCTGGATGTCCATCTTCTGCAGCATGGTGAGCATCACGTTGCTGAGACGCGCATTGCCGTCCTTGGGCTTGCCGCAGAGACCGCGCCACTCGTCGTAGCTCAGCGTGTAGTCTTCCTTCATGTGAGGACGGTTGTAGTCGATATGCTGGCCGTGCTTGAGGCCGAGACCGCGACCACCGGCAAGGAGGATGGGCAGGTTGCTGTTCGCGTGGCTGTGGCCGTAGCTCATGCCGGAGCCAAACATGATCATGGTGCGATCCAGCAGCGGCTCTTCGCCATCCTTGATGGTGCTGAGCTCATCGAGGAAATGCGCGAACTGCTCCATGATAAACGCATCGCTCTTCGCGAGACGGTCGAGCACGAGTGGGTCTCCATTGTGGTGGGAGAGATTGTGACGCGCCTGGGTGATGCCGATTTCAGGAATGGCCAGGCCGTTGCCTTCGCTGCCATTCATGTAAGTGATCACGCGCGTCATGTCCGTGCGCATCGCGAGAACCATGAGGTCGAACATCGTGCGCCAGTACTCGCCGGCCTGCGCCTTGGGCACGTCCTTCTGGAAGTGTTCCGTGACCTTCTTCTCCACAGTTGGCTTGGGAATATCCAGCCAGGCATCGAGACGCTCGGTGCGCTGCTCCACATCGCGCACGGAGTGGAGGTATTCATCCAGCTTGGTGCGGTCGTCCTTGCCAAGCTCCAGGCGCAGGGACTTCGCATCTTCCAGCACGGCATCCAGCACACTGCGACGCTTGGTAAGACGGGCGCGCTGCGCGCCGATGCCACCCACTTCTTCACCGAAGAGGCGGTTGAAGATCACCTTGGGATTGTCATCCGCGGGAAGCGGCACGCCATCACGTGAGAACGCCAGCGTGCTGGTGCCGAAGGGATGTCCCGTGCCCGAGGAAATCGAAAGCTCAAGCGAGGGGAAGCGCGTCTGCTGCCCCACCACTTCCGCCATCATCTGGTCCACGGAAACAGAGTTCTCATACTTGCGCCCTCCCTGCGCATCAATCTTCGCGCCGGTGAGCCAGGTGTCCGCACACACGTGCGCTTGTCCGATGCCGTTCGGGTGGTGCAGGCCGCTGAAGACGGTGAAGTCATTGCGATGCTTCGCCAGCGGCTGGAGCGAGGGCGAGAGCTCATAGTCGCGACCAGCCTTCTTCACCTGCCATGTCATGCCATTCACGCCGTTCGGGACATACACGAACACACTGCGACGCGGCTTCGCAGCGGCAGCCGCTGCAGCGCTCACGCGGCGCGGTGCCATCGCATCCAGAAGCGGCAGCGCCATGGTGGCTCCGAGACCACGCAGGAAATGACGACGACTCAAACGCCAGCGTTGGGAAAGGATGTTGGACATCGATAAACGGGATTCAGGTTTGTTGATAGGACGTGGCGGTGTTCCGACAAGGCGCGCAGAGGAATGCATAATACGTCCCTTCGTGCTCTGGAAAATCACCCTCATTCAGTTGGGCGATAAAACTCATCGTCACCCCACAATCCAGACACTTTGGATAGTCGGTGTCCTGCACCCAACAGGGCATGCCGCCGACCTGGGAACTCTTCAACTCCATGCACCAATCTACCGCTTGGATGGCGCGGCGTGGCGTGAGGACAATGTCCACATCTTTCCACGCAGGCGGCACCCAAGCCTCATTCGTGTCAGGGAGCCAGCCAGGGGTTGGAATCTTCGGATGCACTGTTGCGCCTCCGTGTGCATCAACTTTCGAAAAGAAGTGCCCGTAGCATGTACAACCGTGGCATGTGAGAACGGGCAAACTCGGGCCCTGAAATCCAAGGAAATCAAATCGAGCGTCACGCAGATCGAGTTCCAACATATAAGTGAGCCCTTGTCTACACCATGGACAGGCTTGAGGTGTGTTTGAAAACACCTTCACCGGCGCCGCGTTCTGCAACTCCGTGGCAGGAGATATCGCAAGACATCGATCGTGGAACAGGTTTCGCCGAGCGCCGCCGGAAGACTCCCACCCTGCCACTTCTGAATAGTCCGAAGGCGGCACTCGCAGCTCTGCACTCCATGCTGGTTTCTTACGGTCCCAGCCTTCAAACAGCGTTACGACCACCTCATCTCCGATCCAGGCAAGGGCGCTGAGTGCGTGGAACACACTCCCTCCATCTTGCACCATCTCTTTTGTGATGGCTTCACGAATGGCGGATGACGCGGAGCGAAAGATTACGGGCGGCCAAAAGTTAGCACTCTGCACCCACGCTTGTTGCAGGCCATCGAGACGGTAATCCGTCAGCACCGCCAAATGCTTGGCGATATCTTCAGCAAAGTCCTCTTCTCCATCGTGGAGAGCGGCGATTGCCTCAAACGCCAATCGTTCCGCGGCTTCTTTGTCCAAAGAATTGAACAGTTCCTCCTTGGAAATCGGCGGCGGAGCGAAAGTCACAAGCTCATCGTACTTGCGCGGCAATAGCATCAGTTTTGCGATTTCCACCGGGTCGGAGACTCCTTCGTAGGGATTCACCGTCCGATGATTCAACCTCACAAATTCCTCATGTTCCCGTCGCCTAATCGCACCAATGCAAGGCGCGCACAGTCCTCCATTGGCTGCCGCAGTGACCGGCAGGATGGTATTGCCGCACTCAGGATTGGAGCAAGGAACACGTTCAGCCATGGACTAACGCTTCTGGAAAAGAGGACTGGTGACGAGAGACTCGATCAAGCTCGCGAGCTGGTAGTCGCCGGTTTTGGATTCATCGGCGATTTGCTTGAGCTCTTCGCGGTCGGAGAAGGTCATTCCGCGACGCAGGGCGTAGGTGGCGAGCTTGTCGGTGATGGCCGCAGCGAACTTGTCGACGTCATCGACCATGAGCTTCCGGAGTTCCACGGAGTCGGCAAACTTCCGTCCATCCGGCAGCATGCCACTGGCATCGAGTTTCGGGTTGTCGCCGGTGCCATCCTTGGACTCTTCCACGAGGCGGAAGCGACCAATGGCATCGTAGTTGTCGAAGGCGACACCGAGGGGATCGATCTTGTCATGGCACGCGGTGCAGTTCGGGTCCGCACGATGCTGCTCCAGCTTTTCACGGACGGTGGTCTTCGGCGCATTTGCCACGGGAGTGGCCAGCGCTGGGACATTTGCCGGAGGCGGGGGTGGTGGCTTGCCGACGATGGCTTCGAGCACCCACACACCGCGATGCACCGGGCGATGCCGTGTGCCATCGGAACTGAGGCTGAGGACGGCGCCCTGCGTCAGCAGGCCACCGCGATGATACTCGGGCTTCAGCGCCACTTTGCGGAACTCATCGCCGCGGATGCCTTCGATGCCGTAGTGCATCGCGAGACGTTCATTGAGCATGGTCCAGTCTGAGTTGAGGAACTCCCGCAGGCTGCCGTTGCGCTTCAGGATGTCGGAGAAGAAGCTCAAGGTCTCCCCAACCATGCTCTGCTCCAGATTCTCGTCATAGTCGGGATAGAGCACCTTGTCCGGAGGGAACATGCCCACCTTGCGAAGCTGCAGCCACTGGCGCGGGAAGCCGACGGCGAATTCCTTCGCCTTTGGATCTGCCAGCATGCGGCGCACTTCAGCACGGAGGGTTTCCTTCTCATGAAGCTTGCCTTCCTTCGCGAGATCCAGCAGTCGCTGGTCCGGCGCGCTGCTCCAGAGGAAATAAGAGAGGCGCGAGGCAAGCTCCGAGTCCGTCAGCTTCTGCTCGGTTTTCGTGGCATTCCCCTCCTCCAGGTAGAGGAAGCTCTTCGAACACATGATGGCCGCAAGGCCGCTCTTCACGGCGACTTCGAAGCTGTCGCCCAGTTCCTGCGCTTTTGCGATGGGCTTGAGGAAGCGCTCGACCTCCGCCGGCTGCACGGGGCGACGCCAGGCACGCGACGCGAAGCGGGTCAGGATTTCACGCGCA
Protein-coding regions in this window:
- a CDS encoding DUF1592 domain-containing protein, whose protein sequence is MLPCLAPTSLSAAVSPGTPAAEDYEKVVKPFFSEHCNSCHGEKKQKGELRVDTLKVDPTSPKTMAHWEEIMNRINSGDMPPDDEPRPKPAEVSKVAEWIVSQLHEAEAANQASGRERVAFRKLTRVEYANTVRDLLGVNFDVKAPTGLPEDPDWHGFERIGSVLTLSPAHVEKYLSAADAVLDEALSIRPEPKRDVIRWGAFDMRWKGFSEEYKARGIADQVRIEIVPNNYTTDTWPLEVKTTGEYILRMKLSGLRPEGGRAPRIKVYMSSVDKTLLEQDVDAAEDKPITVEARVHLTAGKYPIRIINSVPGPNPEGRRSRHSGTPNAFTNVRSRVPWQLKLTDDDFKPIQPTLILDSVEWDGPIVDSWPTNAHQQVFFGGEKATKDIAYAREILTRFASRAWRRPVQPAEVERFLKPIAKAQELGDSFEVAVKSGLAAIMCSKSFLYLEEGNATKTEQKLTDSELASRLSYFLWSSAPDQRLLDLAKEGKLHEKETLRAEVRRMLADPKAKEFAVGFPRQWLQLRKVGMFPPDKVLYPDYDENLEQSMVGETLSFFSDILKRNGSLREFLNSDWTMLNERLAMHYGIEGIRGDEFRKVALKPEYHRGGLLTQGAVLSLSSDGTRHRPVHRGVWVLEAIVGKPPPPPPANVPALATPVANAPKTTVREKLEQHRADPNCTACHDKIDPLGVAFDNYDAIGRFRLVEESKDGTGDNPKLDASGMLPDGRKFADSVELRKLMVDDVDKFAAAITDKLATYALRRGMTFSDREELKQIADESKTGDYQLASLIESLVTSPLFQKR
- a CDS encoding DUF1552 domain-containing protein, coding for MSNILSQRWRLSRRHFLRGLGATMALPLLDAMAPRRVSAAAAAAAKPRRSVFVYVPNGVNGMTWQVKKAGRDYELSPSLQPLAKHRNDFTVFSGLHHPNGIGQAHVCADTWLTGAKIDAQGGRKYENSVSVDQMMAEVVGQQTRFPSLELSISSGTGHPFGTSTLAFSRDGVPLPADDNPKVIFNRLFGEEVGGIGAQRARLTKRRSVLDAVLEDAKSLRLELGKDDRTKLDEYLHSVRDVEQRTERLDAWLDIPKPTVEKKVTEHFQKDVPKAQAGEYWRTMFDLMVLAMRTDMTRVITYMNGSEGNGLAIPEIGITQARHNLSHHNGDPLVLDRLAKSDAFIMEQFAHFLDELSTIKDGEEPLLDRTMIMFGSGMSYGHSHANSNLPILLAGGRGLGLKHGQHIDYNRPHMKEDYTLSYDEWRGLCGKPKDGNARLSNVMLTMLQKMDIQAEKFVDSLGPVSEIV
- a CDS encoding SMI1/KNR4 family protein, which translates into the protein MKALWLRIDKWLAEHAPEVLAGLNPPATLEHIRAAEKRLGCEFPQDVMDSFLVHDGARPGCGLWAGWDLLSLEGVVREWECWKELVDGGSFHQNKSVSDGDISDSWYDLNWIPLTYQAAGDNECLDLNPGEKGTVGQIISVYHDDANRGVVASSYRAWMTAFADDLEAGDFVLDEDGSLSRFEERADERSSVEYTVWHLDNEVSASAHQVLRQFLKQEATEELSAVFERMIAPPMIQPAAVMKWFGAKAKPYRPCCDDAVRTMVALEFVAEAIGRGHTTTPAPLSQWVRSARTDAVRALQPAAHQALDALQALANSDAAWEVRASEWHAAAASLVRRFQT